ATCAGGCCCGGCTGCGGACGGGCGACGGCGTGCTCGCGGCTGAGCTGGGAGGTCTCCTCGCTCTCCCCCGCGAGCAGCGGACGCAGTCCGGCGTAGACGCCCTGGATGTCCTCGCGGGTCAGGGGGGTCAGCAGAACGCCATTGATCTGATCGAGGAGGTAGTCGATGTCGGCCGCGGTGGCGGCCGGATGGGCTCGCGAGAGGCTCCAGTCGGTGTCGGTCGTACCGATGATCCAGTGGGTGTTCCACGGGATGCAGAAGAGAACCGAGGACTCGGTACGCAGGATCAGCCCGGTCTCGGAGTTGATCCGGTCCCGGGCGACGACGAGGTGCACACCCTTGCTCGCGCGGACGTGGAACCGACCGCGTCCCCCGGCCATCCGCTGGATGTCATCGGTCCACACCCCCGTGCAGTTGATGACGACCGAGGCCCTGACCTCGGTCTCGTCCCCGGTCTCCACGTCCAGGACCGTCGCGCCGACCACCCGCTCACCGGCATGGAGCAGGCCGGTGACCTTCGCGGAGTTCAGGACGGTCGCGCCGTAGGCCGCGGCCGTGCGGACCACGGTCAACGTGTGGCGGGCATCGTCGCACTGCGCATCGTGGTACATCAGCCCACCGTGGTGCGCGGAGGGTTTGAGCCCTGGTGCGATCCGGCGCACTCCCCCCTTCGTCAACTGCTTGGTGCGCGGCACCGACCGTGCCCCGCCCATCGTGTCGTAGAGCGTCAGACCGGCCGTGACGTACGGACGCTCCCAGACCGGGTGGGACAGGGGGTAGAGGAAGGAGACCGGCTTGACCAGGTGCGGCGCGATCCGGGTGAGCATCAGCTCCCGCTCCTGCAGTGCCTCGCGGACGAGACCGAAGTTCAACTGCTCGAGGTAGCGCACGCCGCCGTGGAAGAGCTTGCTCGAGCGCGAAGAGGTCCCCGAGGCGAAGTCGCGCTGCTCCACCAGCGCCACCTTCAGACCGCGGGTGGCCGCGTCGAGAGCCACCCCGGCGCCGGTGACGCCGCCGCCCACGACCAGGACGTCGAGGTCGTCCTCGGCGATGCGGCGCCACGCGGATGCGCGCTGGGTAGCGTCCAAGGGGGCGGCGACGGGCATGGTTCCTCCGATGGTCTGGACGAGGGGAGCAACTCCCCTTGTCCGCCAACGGTACGTGCCGATTCGGCCGGCTCGCGATGGTGACCTGCGAAGATGCCGACATGAGCACCTCCACGTCATACGTGCTGGCCATCGACCAGGGCACCACGAGCACCCGCGCCATCGTCTTCGCCCGGGACGGCTCGGTGGTCGCGACCGACCAGATCGAGCACGAGCAGATCTTCCCCCGCGCCGGGTGGGTGGAGCACGACGCGCTGGAGATCTGGGAGAACACCCGCCGGGTCATCGGCGGGGCGCTCGGCAAGGGGAATCTCAACTCGGGCCACATCGAGTCCGTGGGGATCACCAACCAACGCGAGACGACGGTGGTGTGGGAGAAGGCCACCGGACAGCCGATCCACAATGCGGTCGTCTGGCAGGACACCCGGACACAGTCGCTCGTGGACTCACTGGCTCGTGATGGTGGGACCGAGCGCTTCAGGAAGGTCAGCGGGCTGCCGCTCGCGACGTACTTCGCCGGACCGAAGATCGCGTGGATCCTCGACCACGTCGACGGTGCCCGGGAACGGGCCGAGGCCGGGGAGCTGCTCGCAGGGACCATGGACACGTGGGTGCTGTGGAACCTCACCGGTGGGGCGGAGAACGAGGGCGTGCACGTCACCGACGTCACCAATGCGTCCCGGACCATGCTGATGGACCTGCGCACGCTTGCCTGGGACGAGGACATCTGCGAGGCCATCGGCGTGCCGATGCAGCTGCTGCCGCAGATCCGGTCGTCATCGGAGGTCTACGGGGACTGCCAGCCGGGTGTGCTCAACGGGACGCCCATCGCGGGAATCCTCGGCGACCAGCACGCGGCGACCTTCGGACAGGCCTGTCTGGAGCCGGGGACGGCGAAGAACACCTATGGCACGGGCAACTTCATGCTGCTCAACACCGGGACCGAGATCGTCAGCAGCGACAACGGCCTGCTGACGACGGTCTGCTACAAGCTCGGCGACGCCGACGCGGTCTACGCCCTCGAGGGGTCGATCGCGGTGACCGGCTCGCTCGTGCAGTGGTTGCGCGACAACCTCGGGCTGATCAACTCCTCTCCGGAGGTCGAGTCACTGGCCACGAGCGTGGACGACAACGGCGGGGTGTACTTCGTGCCCGCCTTCTCCGGGCTCTTCGCGCCACACTGGCGCCCGGACGCGCGGGGCGCGATCGTCGGACTGACGCGGTTCGCGAACAAGGGGCACATCGCCCGAGCCGCTCTGGAGTCGACCGCCTACCAGACCCGCGACGTGCTCGACGCGATGCAGGGGGACGCAGAGCGGGCCGGTGGGCGACTGACGGAGCTGAAGGTCGACGGCGGAATGGTCGCCAACGAGACGCTCATGCAGTTCCAGGCGGACATCCTGGGGGTGGACGTGGTGCGGCCGAAGATCTCCGAGACCACCGCTCTCGGGGCGGCCTATGCCGCGGGGCTCGCAGTCGGGTACTGGGAGTCGACCGACGAGATCGCGGCGAACTGGCAGGAAGACGTGCGCTGGAGCCCGCAGATGGACACCGACGAGGTGGAGCGGCTGATGCGCAACTGGACCAAGGCGATCACCAAGACCCTCGACTGGGTCGACGACGACGTGGTCTGAGGGCGAAGTCAGCGGGCCGGGTTCGTCACACAGAAGCGAGGAAGGCCTGCACCCGCTCCATGAGCAGCGCGGCCGCCTCCGGGTCGTGGGCGTCGAGCGATGAGTCCGCGAAGAGGTGCTGGTCGCCGGGGTAGGTGAACAGCTCGGCCGTGGGGGAGGACTCAACGAGCTCTCGTGCCGCCGGCAGGTCCTCCTCGAAGAACTCGTCACCCTCGGTGCCGTGGATCTGCACCGGCACCCCCTGCGGCCAGGACTCCCCGAACTCGCAGACCGGCACGCAGGAGTACATGAGCAGCGCTCCACGAGCGCCGGGACGGGTCTGTGCGAGCCGTTGGGCGATCATCACGCCGAAGGAGAACCCGGCGTAGACGAGATCCGACCCCAGCTCCCCGGCCGCAGCGGCGCCACGCTCCCGGATCGCCTCGAAGCCGGCGTCGCGCGCGAACCCGAAGCCCTCCTCGATGCCGGCGAAGGTGCGCCCGTCGAAGAGGTCGGGTGTGTGCACCGTGTGCCCTGCCCGACGCAGCTCGTCCGCGAACGCCCTCACTCCCTCGGTCAGGCCCTGGATGTGGTGGTAGAGCAGAACTTCGGCCATGTCAGGGACTCCTGGATCGGTGGTGGATCATGCTGCGGACAAGCGCTCGTCGTGGATCTCGAGAGCGGACTCGTCATCGTCCACCGCTGCTCGGCCATGGCCGAGCACCGGCCGACCGCGTCACGCAAGCGAAGCAGTGGGCGCAGCACGCCGGGCACGGCACCCCACCACGGGATCTCGACCTCGTCCGCCAGGGCATCGCAGCCACCCGACCAATCAGCGCTCGCACCCACCCCGGGCACGACCGGGTCCTCGCGCATGCCGAGTGCGACCTCGACCGGCTGCACCTGCCCCTCGTCACGACCCGACAACCGCGCCAACGACGCGCAGCAGGTCGGCCTCGGACACGCCGTCGACCGCTGCGCGCTCTGCGCCTCGAGGAGGTCATCGAGCCGGCCCAGCAGCCAGGCGGCACCCTTGGTCTCGGGTGCTGCCTCTACCGCCTGCCCGGTCATCACGCCTCCTGTGGCG
The DNA window shown above is from Janibacter sp. A1S7 and carries:
- the glpK gene encoding glycerol kinase GlpK — encoded protein: MSTSTSYVLAIDQGTTSTRAIVFARDGSVVATDQIEHEQIFPRAGWVEHDALEIWENTRRVIGGALGKGNLNSGHIESVGITNQRETTVVWEKATGQPIHNAVVWQDTRTQSLVDSLARDGGTERFRKVSGLPLATYFAGPKIAWILDHVDGARERAEAGELLAGTMDTWVLWNLTGGAENEGVHVTDVTNASRTMLMDLRTLAWDEDICEAIGVPMQLLPQIRSSSEVYGDCQPGVLNGTPIAGILGDQHAATFGQACLEPGTAKNTYGTGNFMLLNTGTEIVSSDNGLLTTVCYKLGDADAVYALEGSIAVTGSLVQWLRDNLGLINSSPEVESLATSVDDNGGVYFVPAFSGLFAPHWRPDARGAIVGLTRFANKGHIARAALESTAYQTRDVLDAMQGDAERAGGRLTELKVDGGMVANETLMQFQADILGVDVVRPKISETTALGAAYAAGLAVGYWESTDEIAANWQEDVRWSPQMDTDEVERLMRNWTKAITKTLDWVDDDVV
- a CDS encoding glycerol-3-phosphate dehydrogenase/oxidase, which translates into the protein MPVAAPLDATQRASAWRRIAEDDLDVLVVGGGVTGAGVALDAATRGLKVALVEQRDFASGTSSRSSKLFHGGVRYLEQLNFGLVREALQERELMLTRIAPHLVKPVSFLYPLSHPVWERPYVTAGLTLYDTMGGARSVPRTKQLTKGGVRRIAPGLKPSAHHGGLMYHDAQCDDARHTLTVVRTAAAYGATVLNSAKVTGLLHAGERVVGATVLDVETGDETEVRASVVINCTGVWTDDIQRMAGGRGRFHVRASKGVHLVVARDRINSETGLILRTESSVLFCIPWNTHWIIGTTDTDWSLSRAHPAATAADIDYLLDQINGVLLTPLTREDIQGVYAGLRPLLAGESEETSQLSREHAVARPQPGLISIAGGKYTTYRVMAADAVDAAREDLSAGVPDSVTEHIPLVGAEGYQALVNQLDTLSRRHDLPPWRITHLLDRYGSLAVDLFSLIDEDRSLATPLPGAEEYLTVEVIHAARNEATMHLNDLLTRRTRISIETTDRGVEAAESAGRLLARELDWDEERTRSEIDHYLRRVQAEIDSQQMTEDERADAERTEATDIRTMAKG
- a CDS encoding dienelactone hydrolase family protein, whose protein sequence is MAEVLLYHHIQGLTEGVRAFADELRRAGHTVHTPDLFDGRTFAGIEEGFGFARDAGFEAIRERGAAAAGELGSDLVYAGFSFGVMIAQRLAQTRPGARGALLMYSCVPVCEFGESWPQGVPVQIHGTEGDEFFEEDLPAARELVESSPTAELFTYPGDQHLFADSSLDAHDPEAAALLMERVQAFLASV